From the genome of Thermogutta terrifontis, one region includes:
- a CDS encoding sugar phosphate isomerase/epimerase family protein has translation MSRLRMGLLLSVLGEYFFSVWPQLQVESPRLLQAAKKAMKLGVFMKIFVRPRWQDSLDVIAELRIGWIHFTLQPILGEALPQEVDARTIDQIHRELSARDLRIATFSGTFNMAHPDEGYRGEYLRRLATVCSVCRDLGGTAVALCSGTRDRHDMWKAHPDNQTPQAWDDMSRTMEQALSLADRYQVILAFEPETNNVVDSPQKAQRLLEQFQHPRLRVILDPVNILPEAGPIDRNHFLEEAIKLLAPSVVAAHAKDVVRTGMATGPGKPLVNYSRYLRLLHDHGFDGPLLIHSVAEDDVPRVIAFLRGTAAEQKINLE, from the coding sequence ATGAGTCGGTTGAGAATGGGGTTACTTTTGTCCGTCTTGGGGGAATACTTCTTTAGCGTTTGGCCGCAACTTCAGGTTGAGAGCCCCCGGCTTTTGCAAGCAGCGAAAAAGGCTATGAAACTTGGTGTCTTCATGAAGATTTTCGTCCGCCCGCGGTGGCAGGATTCTCTCGACGTCATTGCCGAGCTCAGAATCGGCTGGATTCATTTCACTCTCCAGCCGATTTTGGGAGAGGCCCTGCCCCAGGAGGTGGACGCCCGGACGATTGATCAGATTCACCGGGAACTGAGCGCGCGAGATCTGAGAATTGCAACGTTTTCGGGGACGTTTAATATGGCTCATCCCGATGAAGGTTATCGGGGCGAGTATCTCAGGCGATTGGCGACGGTGTGTTCCGTGTGCCGAGATCTGGGTGGAACAGCCGTGGCCCTGTGCTCCGGAACCCGCGATCGTCACGACATGTGGAAAGCTCATCCGGATAACCAGACGCCCCAAGCATGGGACGACATGTCACGAACAATGGAGCAGGCCCTTTCGCTGGCCGACCGGTACCAGGTGATCCTGGCCTTTGAGCCGGAAACAAATAATGTGGTGGATTCTCCTCAAAAGGCACAACGGCTGTTGGAACAATTCCAGCATCCGAGGTTGCGGGTGATTTTGGATCCCGTCAATATTCTGCCCGAAGCTGGCCCCATCGATCGAAACCACTTCCTGGAGGAGGCCATTAAGTTGTTAGCGCCCTCCGTTGTGGCGGCCCATGCAAAGGACGTTGTCCGGACCGGGATGGCCACGGGACCCGGGAAACCGCTCGTGAACTATTCCCGTTATTTAAGATTACTGCATGATCACGGATTCGATGGGCCACTTCTGATCCATAGCGTGGCGGAGGACGATGTCCCCCGAGTGATCGCCTTTCTTCGAGGAACGGCCGCGGAGCAGAAGATCAACCTCGAATGA
- a CDS encoding HDOD domain-containing protein, giving the protein MSQLDVAGSKTAQKLAAIAGNLYTLPAVALKVLELVERPDVDAAILRECIEKDPALATKILKVVNSSLYGPAQPIGDLGQALAFLGAKPLKLLVLGFSLPPKLFHGLEARVLAYYWRRSLTKAVAARELSEHLRHRSSDECFLAGLLQDLGLLVFIQALGSPFQRFVEKVLEQREDLYRRERDVFGFDHRDVSAALLRHWGMPTSIADALISQAASTSPVMAEIRTRRTILEVAESAAMLLAEGRSDVWPTWQLGVESLGDGQTVVKPDDLLRQIHMKVLQLGEVLSLRLPAGESVEKILARAHNALAREAEAVAGVLLRPVGTSAAEPRTRSMEDDELERTLNLYIERAPENAACVSEKNSTIATPEKRWTSGPDHRKLSETHRGFRLESQEGLEKHDVISPGSDPGLLGTLRNAVTWCRTNRCGLSLVLVDYLELSDLVVHLGPGVLDTLQNVLSKACQALEHPGSVTWPYGDAGCAWILPDCERELAVTYAHEVMRQLRSVFAASWNVPVRLRVGVSYVATPAPNFPPEDLLVAAQRCLFGSGACGGGVVKSIEIY; this is encoded by the coding sequence ATGTCACAGCTTGATGTGGCAGGCTCGAAAACAGCCCAGAAGCTCGCAGCGATCGCAGGCAATCTCTACACCCTGCCCGCGGTCGCTCTCAAGGTCCTCGAATTGGTGGAGCGTCCCGACGTGGACGCCGCTATTCTCCGAGAGTGTATCGAGAAGGACCCCGCGCTGGCGACGAAAATTCTGAAGGTGGTCAACAGCTCGCTTTATGGCCCGGCTCAACCGATTGGTGATTTAGGGCAGGCCCTCGCCTTTTTGGGCGCAAAACCCCTCAAGCTGCTCGTGCTGGGGTTCAGTCTTCCGCCAAAACTGTTTCACGGTCTGGAGGCTAGGGTTCTTGCCTACTACTGGCGCCGGAGTCTGACGAAGGCCGTGGCCGCCCGGGAACTCAGCGAACATCTCCGACATCGATCCAGCGATGAATGCTTTCTGGCCGGCCTATTACAGGACCTTGGCCTGCTGGTCTTCATCCAGGCGCTGGGTTCGCCTTTTCAGCGATTTGTAGAGAAGGTGCTCGAACAGCGAGAGGACCTTTATCGACGGGAGCGCGATGTCTTCGGGTTCGACCACCGTGATGTCTCCGCGGCCCTTCTCCGACATTGGGGAATGCCCACCAGCATAGCCGACGCCCTGATTTCGCAAGCCGCGTCAACTTCCCCGGTGATGGCCGAAATTCGGACCCGGCGGACCATTTTGGAAGTCGCGGAGTCCGCAGCGATGCTGCTGGCGGAGGGTCGGAGCGATGTCTGGCCCACCTGGCAACTGGGTGTGGAGTCGCTGGGCGACGGTCAAACGGTTGTCAAGCCGGACGACCTGCTCAGACAAATCCATATGAAGGTGTTGCAACTGGGCGAAGTTCTTTCCCTCCGCCTGCCGGCGGGCGAAAGTGTGGAAAAAATCCTTGCCCGTGCCCACAACGCTCTAGCCCGCGAAGCCGAAGCGGTGGCTGGGGTCCTGCTTCGCCCTGTGGGGACATCTGCCGCCGAACCGAGGACTCGCTCCATGGAAGACGACGAGCTCGAACGGACACTGAATCTCTACATTGAGCGGGCTCCGGAGAACGCAGCATGTGTCTCCGAAAAAAACTCGACAATTGCAACCCCCGAGAAACGTTGGACCAGCGGCCCGGACCACCGTAAACTTTCCGAAACTCACCGGGGTTTCCGGCTGGAAAGCCAGGAAGGTCTCGAAAAACACGACGTCATATCGCCTGGCAGCGACCCCGGTTTGCTGGGTACCTTGAGGAATGCCGTGACCTGGTGCCGCACGAACCGTTGTGGCCTGAGCCTGGTGCTGGTTGATTATCTTGAACTGAGTGATTTGGTCGTGCACCTCGGCCCGGGAGTGCTCGATACCCTGCAAAACGTGTTATCCAAGGCCTGCCAGGCGTTGGAACACCCGGGCAGTGTCACGTGGCCGTATGGAGATGCCGGCTGTGCGTGGATCTTGCCTGACTGCGAACGTGAACTGGCCGTGACCTACGCCCACGAAGTGATGCGACAGCTCCGCTCGGTCTTTGCGGCGTCCTGGAACGTACCGGTCCGGCTTCGCGTGGGTGTCTCCTATGTGGCAACCCCCGCGCCCAATTTTCCACCTGAAGATCTTCTGGTCGCTGCGCAGCGGTGTCTTTTTGGATCTGGCGCCTGTGGTGGGGGCGTCGTTAAAAGCATCGAAATCTACTAA
- the purN gene encoding phosphoribosylglycinamide formyltransferase, giving the protein MPVKGTSKSEKLLPIAVLISGAGTTLKNLIEKKKEGKLPVDFRLVISSNPQAGGLQHAAAAQIPAIVVDWNKYRDPQPFSEEIFDHCRRQNVKLVVMGGFLKRLVIPPDFENRVVNIHPALIPAFCGQGFYGLRVHQAVLDYGAKITGCTVHFADNLYDHGPIILQRVVPVLDDDTPETLAARVFQEECKAYPEAITLIAEGRVQVEGRKVKILPPKDVDFEL; this is encoded by the coding sequence ATGCCAGTCAAAGGAACGTCTAAATCCGAAAAGCTACTTCCTATCGCGGTGCTTATTTCGGGAGCGGGTACAACTCTCAAGAATCTCATCGAAAAAAAGAAAGAGGGAAAGCTTCCCGTGGACTTCAGGCTTGTCATATCCAGCAATCCCCAGGCGGGCGGTCTGCAACACGCAGCGGCTGCACAGATCCCCGCGATCGTGGTGGATTGGAACAAGTACCGCGACCCTCAGCCGTTCAGTGAGGAGATTTTTGATCATTGCCGACGACAAAACGTGAAACTTGTTGTGATGGGCGGATTCCTGAAAAGACTCGTCATCCCTCCCGACTTTGAAAACCGGGTGGTTAACATTCACCCCGCTCTCATCCCGGCGTTTTGCGGTCAGGGATTCTATGGCCTGCGTGTCCATCAGGCGGTGCTGGACTACGGGGCGAAAATCACCGGGTGTACCGTCCACTTTGCGGACAACCTCTACGATCACGGCCCCATCATTTTGCAAAGAGTGGTACCTGTGCTCGACGACGATACGCCCGAAACTCTGGCGGCTCGGGTATTCCAGGAAGAATGCAAGGCCTATCCGGAGGCAATCACGCTGATTGCCGAAGGCCGGGTGCAGGTGGAGGGCCGCAAGGTGAAGATTCTGCCTCCCAAGGATGTGGATTTCGAATTGTGA
- a CDS encoding NPCBM/NEW2 domain-containing protein, whose protein sequence is MRALSSYPLLFAVLALVATAPTAWAGVVVLVNKLESEAQVEIWHGTSDPRTFRIPSGGLVPVFATTSPVVKVRAGSSALEERVELNTIYELALRGESIVLRQVHVGNLRPGVWIAPSQKIDQRRVTIPVALFVDEEQPAVREVWEPRLRRQVEEASRFVEWFCGVRFEIVTVGTWTSDNTVQSVESLLDDFRRKVRPDGVLLVLGVSSQLRVAGNGEFHYPLALFEPHLVIPDVQQTYTAQMQLMTLIHSFGHFLGAVDVTDVPSVMNPAQKTLHAEKDKPDYFDPLNTLVMNLVADELAFRNVRQIRELSSSTRNYLLAIYRYLGYRSRRPDAQRLLARFEETPVQYERFVAEWTDGSLLTGPEILGWGDPSDVPELAGRKLFADDIRVRWIVDTQAGPETVPAEGFVEFVGGDRLPGKVVSARPAEIKDNRTWPARLSVYPYSRVYWPDGQFQDHVDVFATAVKRVVWKSVEKEYQPGWAFLADGRRIRYRAVQWTEKGVRLLTDEGIQQLAFDELAELHLPGLDPWESVIRARVGLITEPDDILMEIDCADGMRVTTSLKRFVPRARGDKSVPDNWYHMVQPPWSVQPLWIPYRAVVWRRFYGPGEVPLTRLQELSYQEASTLGGRWGYHLDANLLGRPLHSAGRLYGWGLGVTSGTQIAYPLHPWVSSVRVQLGIDSEAGDGGCIRGEVALTGATTETLARSPVLVGSRQVFEPGEISLAGKNLQNAQLVLKVDEAEDGRPPAADPWNIRDLANWLEPTLVVDTEKLLPEVRRRQMSLFPCWEGWRIVAPETDALQGPQVVSYLDQSGNPAEFRWLHVFRGQFAIERTILLAADGQTLEVLVCRPPGTSAVRLEALADGQSLGDITVPERGGGALPEPFRVDISQFKGRKVTIQISLRTESPAQEARCEWYLLRVIRAISGNTVQR, encoded by the coding sequence ATGCGGGCACTGTCATCGTACCCTCTCCTGTTTGCTGTTTTAGCACTTGTGGCCACGGCCCCCACTGCTTGGGCAGGCGTGGTCGTACTCGTGAATAAACTGGAGTCGGAAGCCCAGGTGGAAATCTGGCACGGGACCTCCGATCCACGCACGTTTCGGATACCCAGCGGGGGCCTGGTCCCGGTCTTTGCCACGACGTCTCCCGTTGTCAAAGTCAGGGCGGGTTCTTCTGCCCTGGAAGAGCGTGTGGAACTGAACACGATTTATGAACTGGCGTTACGCGGTGAGTCGATCGTCCTGCGGCAGGTGCATGTGGGGAATCTTCGCCCCGGAGTATGGATTGCGCCTTCCCAAAAGATCGATCAGCGGAGGGTAACAATCCCCGTGGCCCTGTTTGTAGATGAGGAACAACCAGCCGTCCGGGAGGTGTGGGAGCCTCGACTTCGCAGACAGGTGGAGGAGGCCTCGAGGTTTGTCGAATGGTTTTGCGGGGTTCGTTTTGAGATTGTTACGGTGGGGACGTGGACGTCGGATAATACCGTTCAGTCGGTGGAATCGCTGCTGGACGATTTTCGCCGCAAGGTGAGGCCAGACGGCGTCCTTCTCGTCCTTGGGGTGAGCAGCCAGCTTCGCGTGGCCGGTAACGGTGAGTTTCATTATCCGCTTGCGCTCTTCGAGCCCCATTTGGTGATACCGGACGTGCAACAGACATACACGGCACAGATGCAGTTGATGACGTTGATTCACAGTTTCGGACATTTCTTGGGGGCCGTGGACGTCACCGATGTCCCCAGCGTGATGAATCCCGCCCAGAAAACTCTGCACGCGGAAAAAGATAAACCCGACTATTTTGATCCCCTGAACACGCTGGTGATGAATCTTGTTGCCGATGAGCTGGCGTTTCGAAATGTTCGCCAAATTAGGGAGTTGTCTTCTTCCACGCGGAATTACCTTCTGGCTATATACCGCTACCTTGGGTACCGCAGTCGGCGACCGGATGCGCAGCGTCTCCTGGCACGTTTTGAAGAAACTCCGGTTCAGTATGAGCGCTTTGTCGCGGAGTGGACTGATGGTTCTTTGCTTACGGGGCCTGAAATTCTGGGTTGGGGCGACCCCAGCGATGTGCCGGAATTGGCAGGCCGAAAACTGTTCGCAGATGACATCCGCGTCCGCTGGATTGTGGACACCCAAGCTGGCCCGGAGACGGTGCCCGCCGAGGGCTTTGTCGAGTTTGTAGGTGGCGATCGGTTGCCGGGGAAAGTGGTGAGTGCCCGACCCGCCGAGATCAAAGACAACCGGACTTGGCCGGCTCGGCTCAGTGTTTATCCCTATTCGCGTGTTTACTGGCCTGATGGACAGTTCCAGGATCATGTGGACGTGTTCGCGACGGCGGTAAAACGAGTGGTTTGGAAATCCGTGGAGAAGGAGTATCAACCCGGCTGGGCCTTTCTGGCAGACGGACGCCGGATTCGCTATCGGGCGGTTCAATGGACGGAAAAAGGCGTTCGTCTCCTCACTGACGAGGGAATCCAGCAATTGGCCTTCGATGAATTGGCCGAACTCCATCTGCCTGGCCTGGATCCTTGGGAGAGCGTCATCCGTGCCCGGGTGGGGCTGATCACCGAACCCGATGATATTCTGATGGAGATCGACTGCGCGGACGGGATGCGGGTGACGACGTCGCTCAAGCGATTTGTGCCGCGGGCACGGGGCGACAAGAGTGTTCCCGATAATTGGTACCACATGGTGCAACCACCGTGGAGCGTGCAACCTTTGTGGATTCCATATCGAGCGGTTGTATGGCGAAGATTCTACGGCCCCGGCGAAGTGCCTTTAACGCGTCTGCAGGAGCTGAGTTATCAAGAGGCAAGTACGTTGGGTGGACGATGGGGCTATCATCTGGATGCGAACCTCCTGGGTCGCCCTCTTCACAGCGCTGGACGGCTCTATGGGTGGGGACTCGGAGTGACTTCGGGGACTCAGATTGCTTATCCCCTCCATCCGTGGGTGAGTAGTGTCCGCGTTCAATTGGGGATTGATTCTGAAGCGGGCGATGGTGGGTGCATTCGGGGAGAGGTGGCACTCACCGGTGCCACCACGGAAACTCTCGCTCGTTCTCCTGTGCTGGTTGGCTCCCGCCAAGTCTTCGAGCCGGGCGAGATTTCTCTTGCCGGAAAGAATCTACAAAACGCGCAGCTCGTCCTGAAAGTGGACGAAGCAGAAGACGGTCGGCCCCCCGCTGCGGATCCATGGAATATTCGAGACCTGGCTAACTGGCTTGAGCCAACTCTGGTGGTTGATACGGAAAAACTTCTTCCCGAAGTCCGTCGGCGGCAAATGTCGCTTTTTCCTTGCTGGGAAGGATGGCGGATTGTCGCACCGGAAACAGATGCCCTCCAGGGCCCGCAGGTTGTGAGCTATCTCGATCAATCGGGAAACCCTGCGGAATTTCGCTGGTTGCACGTTTTTCGCGGTCAATTCGCTATCGAGCGAACGATCTTGTTGGCAGCCGATGGACAAACCCTGGAAGTCTTGGTCTGCCGACCTCCAGGAACCTCTGCAGTGCGGCTGGAAGCTCTCGCGGACGGCCAATCGCTAGGTGACATCACTGTTCCCGAGCGGGGTGGGGGTGCACTCCCGGAGCCTTTCCGGGTGGATATTTCCCAATTCAAAGGCCGGAAAGTGACGATTCAGATTTCCCTTCGAACCGAATCACCTGCTCAAGAAGCGCGATGCGAGTGGTATCTCCTCCGCGTGATTCGCGCCATCTCTGGAAACACTGTTCAGCGATGA
- a CDS encoding neutral/alkaline non-lysosomal ceramidase N-terminal domain-containing protein: MRLACVLVLSVCLDLCAGMLPAQEFAVGVARVKITPEKPIRMSGYASRNKPSVGVLQDLWAKCLAIRDAEGHRIVILTTDLIGYNNEFSTELFTRAKEKYGLNREEILLTCSHTHSGPVVGKNLRVMYQFSPEEAETIREYTTQLLDKLVMVIGQALENLQPAQLSVGHGKVGFAVNRREKRGDTVVLGVNPEGPVDHDVPVIKVTAPDGALRAVLFGYACHCTTIGGNTGEDFYKIHGDYAGVAQAKIEEAHPGVTAMFTILCGGDQNPNPRGEIAYVRQHGEALAGEVERVLAGPMKAVRGPLQSVVDVAELELRPHTREQFEQELEKALAAKDVYRERRARRMLELYDAGTPIRTVAVPIQAVRFDQTLTLVAIGGEVCVEYALRLKKEFPQEDLVVIGYANDVMCYIPSKNVLLGGGYEPEYSMIYYGMPGPFAENVEETLIAALHRLLGRLGLQPATHQARAE, from the coding sequence ATGAGGCTGGCGTGTGTACTCGTGCTGAGTGTCTGTCTGGACCTGTGTGCGGGGATGCTCCCCGCCCAGGAGTTTGCCGTGGGTGTTGCGCGAGTGAAGATCACTCCAGAGAAACCCATCCGGATGTCGGGATATGCATCCCGGAACAAGCCCTCAGTGGGCGTTCTTCAGGATCTCTGGGCGAAATGCCTGGCCATCCGCGATGCAGAAGGCCACCGAATCGTCATCCTGACCACCGACCTGATCGGCTATAACAACGAATTTTCGACGGAGCTTTTTACCCGGGCCAAGGAGAAATATGGGTTAAATCGCGAAGAAATCCTGTTAACGTGCTCCCACACCCATAGTGGTCCGGTTGTGGGTAAAAATCTCCGTGTGATGTATCAATTTTCGCCGGAAGAAGCGGAAACCATCCGTGAATACACGACTCAATTGCTGGACAAGCTGGTGATGGTCATTGGGCAGGCCCTGGAAAACCTTCAGCCGGCCCAGTTGAGTGTGGGGCACGGGAAGGTGGGATTCGCCGTTAATCGTCGGGAAAAGCGCGGCGACACGGTCGTTCTGGGGGTCAATCCGGAAGGGCCTGTGGATCACGATGTGCCGGTGATCAAAGTCACCGCCCCAGACGGCGCGTTGCGTGCGGTGCTGTTCGGATATGCTTGTCACTGCACGACAATTGGTGGCAATACAGGCGAGGATTTTTACAAAATTCATGGTGATTATGCGGGAGTTGCCCAGGCAAAGATTGAAGAGGCACATCCCGGCGTGACGGCCATGTTCACGATCCTCTGCGGAGGTGATCAAAATCCAAATCCCCGCGGGGAGATCGCGTATGTGCGGCAGCACGGAGAGGCTCTGGCGGGCGAGGTTGAACGGGTGCTGGCTGGGCCCATGAAGGCTGTTCGCGGACCGCTCCAGTCGGTCGTTGATGTGGCTGAGTTGGAACTCCGTCCCCACACCCGGGAGCAATTCGAGCAGGAGCTGGAAAAGGCGCTTGCAGCCAAGGATGTGTATCGCGAGCGGAGAGCTCGCCGGATGCTTGAGCTTTATGATGCCGGCACGCCCATCCGTACGGTGGCTGTTCCGATTCAAGCCGTTCGCTTTGATCAAACCCTCACGCTCGTGGCGATCGGCGGTGAGGTGTGCGTGGAGTATGCCCTGCGGCTGAAAAAAGAGTTTCCTCAGGAAGATTTGGTGGTTATTGGCTATGCCAACGACGTCATGTGCTATATTCCGTCGAAAAACGTGTTATTGGGTGGTGGATACGAGCCTGAGTATAGTATGATCTACTATGGAATGCCGGGACCATTTGCGGAAAATGTGGAAGAGACGCTCATAGCGGCTCTCCACCGGTTGCTGGGGAGACTGGGACTCCAGCCTGCCACCCATCAGGCCCGAGCGGAGTAA
- a CDS encoding YbgA family protein: MKHTGSRPWETDAPIRVGISACLLGQLVRYDGTHKHDPFLTQTLGRYVEWVPVCPEVEIGLGVPRPTLRLEWRGKEVALIMPSEDRDLTNVMRRFAARRIKDLIDADICGYVLKKNSPSCGMERVKVYKPEGQPAGTSRGIFADVLLEKMPYLPVEEEGRLHDPRLRENWITRIFAFHRLKTLWASRWTLQDLVDFHTAHKYLLLAHSPQHYKSLGQLVARAKEFSRTELRFQYEAEFMTALKRLATPAKNCNVLQHMLGFFKKDLPEDVRKEILEAIDEYRHGIVPLIVPITLIAHYARRLQIEYLLNQVYLSPHPKELALRNHV; this comes from the coding sequence ATGAAACACACTGGCTCCCGTCCCTGGGAAACAGATGCTCCTATTCGGGTCGGCATTTCTGCCTGCCTCCTGGGACAACTCGTGCGGTACGACGGTACCCACAAGCATGATCCTTTTCTCACCCAGACGCTGGGGCGGTACGTTGAATGGGTTCCGGTATGTCCGGAGGTCGAGATTGGCCTCGGTGTTCCCCGCCCCACTTTGCGTTTAGAGTGGCGGGGAAAAGAGGTCGCCCTGATCATGCCGAGCGAGGATCGAGATCTGACGAACGTCATGCGGCGATTTGCGGCTCGGCGTATCAAGGATCTGATCGACGCGGATATCTGCGGATACGTGCTGAAAAAGAATTCCCCCAGTTGCGGAATGGAACGCGTCAAGGTTTACAAGCCGGAAGGCCAGCCGGCGGGAACCTCTCGCGGAATCTTCGCCGATGTCCTCCTCGAGAAAATGCCCTACCTGCCCGTAGAAGAGGAGGGCCGGCTCCATGACCCTCGACTTCGAGAAAACTGGATCACGCGGATTTTTGCTTTTCACCGCCTCAAAACACTTTGGGCGTCGCGCTGGACACTCCAGGACCTCGTGGATTTTCACACCGCTCACAAGTACCTTCTTCTGGCCCATTCGCCTCAGCATTACAAGTCCCTGGGTCAACTCGTTGCCCGGGCAAAAGAGTTCTCCCGCACGGAATTGAGGTTTCAGTATGAGGCGGAATTCATGACCGCTTTAAAGCGGCTGGCCACCCCCGCCAAGAACTGCAATGTTCTCCAACACATGCTCGGCTTTTTCAAAAAGGACCTTCCCGAAGATGTCCGGAAAGAGATCTTGGAGGCCATTGACGAATATCGTCACGGGATTGTTCCGCTCATCGTTCCGATCACGCTGATCGCCCATTACGCCAGACGGCTTCAGATTGAGTATCTTCTCAATCAGGTCTATCTCTCGCCACACCCGAAGGAATTGGCTCTGCGGAATCATGTATGA